DNA sequence from the Novosphingobium sp. KACC 22771 genome:
TGCCATCGAGCCGGATATGCCGGTGCTGTTCATGTCGGGCTATGCCGAGGAACAGCTGCGGCGCGAGATTGATATAGTGAATATGTATTTCATACCTAAGCCTTTTTCCGTAAGCCAGATTGCCGGAAAAGTGGCGGGGGTCTTGGCCAAAAGGGCGGGGAAGCAGGGTTGAATGAGGCGGTAGGAATAATTTTGTTCCGCCCTTGTTCTCATAGAACAAATGGAATACATAATGCCGTGTTGACCTTTGGCAACAGCGCCTTAGCAAGGAGACGGCACGTGGCAGCTCAACTCAAGCTGATTCAGGAAGGCAAGGACAAGGACAGCATGGACCGTCAAAAGGCGCTGGAAGCCGCATTGGCACAAATTGATCGGGCGTTTGGCAAGGGATCTGCCATGCGTCTGGGGGCCAAGGAAGCCATGCAGGTGGAAGCGATTTCCACCGGATCGCTGGGCCTTGATATTGCTCTGGGGATTGGCGGTTTGCCGCGCGGACGTATCGTCGAAATTTATGGCCCGGAAAGCTCGGGCAAAACCACGCTGGCATTGCACGCGATTGCCGAGGCGCAAAAGGGCGGCGGCACGGCGGCCTTTGTGGACGCAGAGCATGCGCTCGATCCGGTCTATGCCAAGAAACTGGGCGTCGATATCGACAATCTGATCGTCTCGCAGCCTGATACGGGCGAGCAGGCGTTGGAAATCGTCGATACGCTGGTGCGCTCCAATGCGATTGACGTGCTGGTGGTCGACTCGGTGGCGGCGTTGGTGCCGCGTGCCGAAATCGAGGGTGAGATGGGCGACAGCCATGTCGGCCTTCAGGCCCGCTTGATGAGCCAGGCGCTGCGCAAGCTGACCGGCTCGATCAGCCGTTCGCGCTGCATGGTAATCTTCATCAACCAGGTGCGCATGAAGATCGGCGTGATGTACGGCAATCCTGAAACGACGACGGGCGGCAATGCGCTCAAGTTCTATGCTTCGGTGCGTCTCGACATTCGACGCACGGGCCAGATCAAGGATCGCGACGATATCGTGGGCAATGCGACTCGCGTGAAGGTGGTGAAGAACAAGGTGGCGCCGCCTTTCAAGCAGGTCGAATTCGACATCATGTATGGCGAAGGCATTTCCAAGATCGGCGAGATCCTCGATCTGGGCGTGAAGGCAGGGATTGTCGAGAAGTCGGGTGCGTGGTTCAGCTATGATTCGATCCGCATCGGGCAGGGGCGCGAGAATTCGAAGAATTACCTGCGCGAGCACCCCGAGATTCGTGACCGCATCGAAAACGCTATCCGCGCTCAGACCGAAGGACTGGCGGGTGAGATGATGGTCGGGCCCGAGGCCGAGGATGATGCGTGATTCCTTGGATTGAAGGTTGAAATTGGGCGGGGCGCGGGAGAAATTCTCTCTCGCGCCCCGAAATTTTTCGATGTCGGCGGGAACAATCAGCAGAAACTGGGCAAAACCTTGCGCTGTTCGGCAAAAACGATGGCTCTGATTGCGCCTTCCTGCTTGTCCGCCGCCCTTTGGTAGCTTATCGGCAAGCCCCATGATCTCGACGAACGACATCCGCCGCTCCTTTCTCGAATACTTTGGCTCGAATGGCCATGATGTGGTGCCGTCCGCGCCGCTCGTGCCGTATAACGATCCGACCTTGATGTTCACGAATGCGGGCATGGTCCCGTTCAAGAATGTCTTTACGGGATTGGAGACGCGAGCGATCCCGCGTGCCACGAGCAGCCAGAAATGTGTGCGCGCAGGCGGCAAGCATAACGATCTCGACAATGTCGGCTATACGGCGCGTCACCATACGTTCTTTGAAATGCTGGGGAATTTCTCCTTTGGCGACTACTTCAAGGAACAGGCGATCACTCATGCCTGGACTCTGCTGACCAAGGAATGGGGGCTGGACAAGGACCGGTTGCTGGTCACGGTCTATCATACCGATGATGAAGCCTTTGGTCTGTGGCAGAAAATCGCGGGTATGTCGGAAGATCGCATCATCCGCATTCCGACAAGCGACAATTTCTGGTCAATGGGCGATACGGGGCCTTGCGGGCCGTGCAGCGAAATCTTTTTCGATCATGGCGATCACATCTGGGGTGGCCCTCCGGGCTCGCCGGAGGAAGATGGCGACCGCTTCATCGAGATCTGGAATCTCGTGTTCATGCAGTTCGAGCAGCAGGCCGATGGCACGCGCCTGAACCTGCCCAAGCCGAGCATCGACACTGGCATGGGGCTGGAGCGGATCGCCGCCGTGATGCAGGGCGAGCACGATAATTATGACATCGACACGTTCAAGGCGCTGATTGCCGCCAGCGAATCGCTCACCGGTGTGAAGGCGGAGGGCGACAGCCGTGCCAGCCATCGCGTGATCGCGGACCATTTGCGTTCGACCAGCTTTTTGCTCGCCGACGGCGTCCTGCCCAGCAATGAAGGACGCGGTTATGTTCTGCGTCGCATCATGCGCCGGGCTATGCGCCATGCGCATTTGCTGGGCGCGAAGGATCCGTTGATGCATCGTCTGGTTCCGTCGCTGGTGACGGAAATGGGCGCGGCTTATCCGGAGCTCGGTCGCGCGCAGGCATTGATTCAGGAAGTGCTGGAGCGCGAGGAAACCAAGTTCCGCCAGACCCTTGATAAGGGTCTCAAGCTGCTTGATGAAGCAACCGATGGTCTCGGTGAGGGCGGCACGCTGGCGGGCGAAACCGCTTTCAAGCTTTATGACACCTATGGTTTCCCTTACGACCTGACCGAGGACGCGCTGCGTTCGCGCGGGATCAGCGTCGACAAGGACGGTTTTGACACGGCGATGGCCCAGCAAAAGGCTGCTGCCCGCGCCGCGTGGAAGGGCAGCGGCGAGGCGGCTGCCGGCGAAGTATGGTTCGACATTGCCGAACGCATCGGGGCGACTGAGTTCACCGGTTACACCAGCACCACCGGGGAGGCGCAGATCGTTGCCATCGTCAAGGACGGCAAGGAAGTCGAGAGCGCCAGCGCGGGCGATGCGGTAACGATCATCACCAATCAGACGCCGTTTTATGGTGAATCCGGCGGCCAGATGGGTGATGCCGGAACGATCACGGGTGCTGATGGTCTGATCATCGCCATTGCTGATACCGCCAAGCCGCTGGGACGCCTGCATGCGCATGGCGGCAAGGTGGAGAGCGGTGCGGTGAAGGTCGGCGATGCGGTCGTGCTGTCGATTGACGTGGCGCGCCGCGATGCCATCCGGGCAAACCATTCGGCGACGCACTTGCTGCACGCCGCGTTGCGCAATCGTCTGGGCGCGCATGTGACGCAGAAGGGGTCGCTGGTGGCGCCAGAACGTCTGCGCTTTGACTTTTCGCAGCCAACCGCGCTGACGCCTGAAGATATTGCCGCGATTGAGGCCGAAGTGAATGCGGAAATTCGCGGCAATGAGGTCGTCAACACGCGTTTGATGAGCCCGGAGGACGCAATTTCGGCGGGTGCGATGGCGCTGTTCGGCGAGAAGTATGGCGAGGAAGTTCGCGTTCTTTCGATGGGCAGCAAGGCCGATGGCAAGAATTTCTCGGTCGAGCTTTGCGGCGGTACGCATGTGCGGGCGCTGGGCGATATTGGCGTCCTGCGTATTGTCAGCGAGAGCGCGGTGTCGAGCGGCGTGCGCCGTATTGAGGCGCTGACTGGCGAGGGCGCAAGGCAGTGGCTCGTCAATCGCGAAGAGCAGTTGAAGGCTGCCGCTTCGGCGCTGCGCACCACCCCTGATGAGGTCGAGGCCCGCGTGGTTGCCCTGCTCGATGAACGCAAGAAGCTTGAGCGCGAGTTGGCTGAGGCCAAGAAGGCGCTGGCTTTGGGCGGCGGCGGTGCGGCGGCGCAGGCTGCGGATGAAAGCCTCAACGGCGTCACCTTCAGCGGTCAGGTGATCGACGGGCTTGACGCCAAGGAACTGCGCGGATTGCTTGATGCCGCCAAGCAGCGGATGGGCAGCGGTGTTGCGGTGATCGTGGCCGTCAATGATGGCAAAGGCGCGATTGCGGCTGCGGTTACCGAAGACCTTACCGCCACGGTCAGCGCGGTAGATCTGGTGCGTGCGGGCGTAGCAGCGCTGGGCGGCAAGGGCGGCGGCGGCCGTCCGGATATGGCGCAGGGCGGCGGGCCGGACGGCTCCAAGGCAGCCGAGGCGATTGCGGCGGTCAAGGCTGTGATCGCGGGCTGAAGTCTCCGATGTTCAATAAAAAGGGCCGTCGCAGTGTTCGCTGCGGCGGCCCTTTTGTTTCTGCAAGTTATAACCGCAATGTGCCTATCAATGCATAATTGCGCATCCGCATCGAGGGGCGGAGGGGAATTACCCCGTCCGTTCGCGCATACTGCTGCTTTTCAGCTTGGGCTTCTCGCTGAGGCCCCCGTCATGCATGATGGTTTCGCGATATTCGTCGCGCTTTTCGTGGATTGAGGCGATCACAAAGCCCATCGGCACGCCCAGTTCGACCAGAACGGCCTCGGACAATTGCAAGGTTGCCTCCAAGGTTTCGGGGATCGCATGGGTGGCACCGGCGCGATACATGGCGGCGGCGTGGATCGTATCGCGTGCGCGGGCCAGTATCGGCAGATCGGGATATTGAGCGCGCAATTTTTTGACCAGACGCTGCGCGGTGCGCGGCTCGTCCATGGTCAGGATCACGCAATTGGCGCGATCAAGGCTAAGCCGTTCGAGCATATGGCTCGATGACGCTTCGCCAAAAGTGGCGCGATAGCCCTGGCGGGTGGCGGTCGCGATCAGGTCCGGGTCGGAATCGACGCCCATATAGGGTTTGTCATGGATCTTGAGCATATCCGCCACGATCTGGCCAACGCGACCAAACCCGATGATGACCGTGTGCGGCGCGGTTTCCGCGTCCAGACTTTGGGCCTGATGGGCGGCCGCATCCACCCTGCGCGCAAGCCGTCGCCCGGCCCATGCCAACAACGGCGTGACCGTCAAACCAAGCGCGGTCACAGTCTGCCAGAATTGCGCGGTTGAAGGGGCGATCAGCGAAGCGCCGCTGGCCGTTGCCAGCACGATCAACGTGGTTTCCGAAGGGCTGGACATCAGGATGCCCGCCTCGGTCGCCACGCCGCGTCTGGCGCCTGTCAGACGCAGGATGCCTGCCGTCACCACAGCTTTGACCACGACCACGCCCGTCGTCGCCGCGATGATTGCCACCCAGTTTTGGGCAACGGCGGCAAGGTCGATGCTCATGCCGACCGTGATCAGAAAAACGCCCAGCGCCAAGCCTTTGAACGGCGCCGTGATACCTTCGACCTCGGTGTGATATTCGGTTTCCGCGATCAGCAGGCCCGCGATCAGCGCGCCGACGATCGGCGAGAGGCCGACGCCCGCCGTGGCCAGCGCCGCGACGATCACGACGAGCAGGCTGGCAGAAAGAAACAGCTCGGGGCTTTTGGTCCGCGCCGCCTGCGCAAACAAATGGGGCAGCAGGTAGCGGCCGAACACCATCAGCACAGCCACCACCAGCGCGCCATAACCCAGCGTCTGGGCCAGTTCCATCCAGCCCGCGCCCTCGGCACGCGGGGCCAGCGCGCCCAGCAGAAAGATGATCGGCACCAGCGCCAGATCTTCAAACAGCAGCATGGCCAGCGCCGCGCGGCCGACCGGCGTGGTCGATCCCGCGATCGGCAGCACCAGCGCCGTGGAGGACATGGAGAGCGCAAAGCCCAATCCAATCGCTCCCGCCGCGCCTTGCCCCATCAGCTTGAGGCCAACGCCCAACACCAGCGCCGCCAGCAACAGTTCGGCCGCGCCCAGCCCCAGGACCTGTTTGCGCATCGCCCAGAGGCGATCAAACGACAGTTCCAATCCGACGGAGAACAGCAGCAGGATGATCCCGAATTCGGCAAAAGGCGCCAAAGCCTGCGCATCGGTGATCGTGACAAAGGCCAGCCATGGAACCTCGGAGACGTGGCGACCAAGGCCATAGGGGCCGACCAGCAGGCCGACCAGAATGAAACCGATCACCGGCGTGATGCGAAAACGGGCAAAGACCGGGATAACGATGCCCGCTGCGCCCAGAATGACCAGCGCATCGCCCAGCGGCGTGGAGGGAGAGAAAGAAACATGAGCCATAAGTGCAGGCTAGGCCATGGGGCGCGCCATGTCACGGCTCGATCGGGTATAGACACGGATTGTGGCTGTTTTGTCATGACTTAGTCATAAAACCACAGTCGGTTGCAAAGAATGCAACATCCATTGCATTTTTCGCTTTGCCGGTTGGGGCGAATCGGTTAGCCTGCTCGCAACGAAAAGAAGTTTGGGGTTTATTGGATGCGTAACACCGGTAAGCGGATTTGGTTGCTGTTGGCGGGATATGCGGTTTCGGCCGCTGGCGTGCTCGCCGTTCCTGCGTATGCCGCCGATCTGGCCTCGCCGGTCACGATGGCGGCCGCGGTTCAGGTGGAAACGCCCGCCACGTCGATGGCGCTTTCGCCGGTGGCGGCGGCCATGGATCTCATGCGTTCGGGCCGCTCTGCTGATGCGCTCGCCCTGCTGGAACCGGCGATGGGCAAGTTGAGATCGGCAGCCAAGAGTGGGGCACGGCCCTATTGTCAGCATGACGGATCGGCCGCGCGCGGCGTGCGCGTGCTTGATGCCGATTTGTGCGATGCGCTTTATCTGCGTGCCTTTGCGTTCACTGAACTGGGTCGTCGAGCTGATGCGGTTGAGGCGCTGGAGCAATTGACCCAGCTCTCGCCGGATTACCCGCGTTACTTTGTTGAACTGGCCTATGCCTATCGCGCCAGCGGCGACAAGGCGGGCGCGATGGAAACCTATCGCCACGCCGCCGAATTGGCTTCGGCGCCGGGGCAGCAGAAGTATCGCGCGGCGGCGCTGCGCGGCATTGGCAATCTCTTGGTGGACAAGGGTGATCTCGAAGGTGGGGAGAAAGCCTATCGGGACAGCCTGAGCGATGATCCGCAAAACAAGATCGCGCTGGGTGAACTGCAATATATCGCTCGCAAACGGGCGGCATCAGAACAGAAGGGCGGCTAAGACCCTAATGACCCTCTTTCAGGGGGGAAGCTGAAGGGCGCCTGTTCACGCAGGCGTCCTTTTTATTTTGCCCGGCATCCGCGTAGCGCGCGCAAAAAAGAAGAGGCCCGGTTTCCCGAGCCTCTCTTTTCTATGTCGATAGACCGAGGAGCGATTACTCGCCCTTGGCCATTTCGGCTTCGAGGTTCTGCACGATGGCTTCGAAGAACGCTTCGGTCGTCAGCCAGCCCTGTTCGGGGCCGATGAGCAGCGCGAGGTCCTTGGTCATCTTGCCGCTTTCGACGGTTTCGATGCAGACGCGTTCCAGCGTCTGGGCGAACTTCACCACTTCGGGGGTGTTGTCGAAACGGCCGCGATAGATCAGGCCGCGCGTCCAAGCGAAGATCGAGGCGATCGGGTTGGTCGAGGTCGCCTTGCCCTGCTGGTGCTGGCGATAGTGACGGGTCACGGTGCCGTGGGCCGCTTCGGCTTCAACCGTCTTGCCGTCGGGCGACATCAGAACCGAGGTCATCAGGCCGAGCGAGCCAAAGCCCTGCGCAACGGTGTCCGACTGCACGTCGCCGTCATAGTTCTTGCACGCCCAGACGAACTTGCCCGACCACTTGAGGGCCGAGGCCACCATGTCGTCGATCAGGCGGTGTTCGTAGTGGATGCCGGCATCCTTGAACTTTTCGGCGAAACCTTCGGTGGCGAAGACTTCGGCGAACAGGTCCTTGAAGCGACCGTCATACTTCTTGATGATGGTGTTCTTGGTCGACAGATACACCGGCCAGCCCAGCGACAGGCCGTAGTTGAACGAAGCGCGCGCAAAGTCGCGGATCGAATCGTCGAGGTTGTACATCGACATGGCGACGCCCGACGAAGGGAACTTGAACACTTCGCGGTCGATCACCTGACCATC
Encoded proteins:
- the recA gene encoding recombinase RecA, whose amino-acid sequence is MAAQLKLIQEGKDKDSMDRQKALEAALAQIDRAFGKGSAMRLGAKEAMQVEAISTGSLGLDIALGIGGLPRGRIVEIYGPESSGKTTLALHAIAEAQKGGGTAAFVDAEHALDPVYAKKLGVDIDNLIVSQPDTGEQALEIVDTLVRSNAIDVLVVDSVAALVPRAEIEGEMGDSHVGLQARLMSQALRKLTGSISRSRCMVIFINQVRMKIGVMYGNPETTTGGNALKFYASVRLDIRRTGQIKDRDDIVGNATRVKVVKNKVAPPFKQVEFDIMYGEGISKIGEILDLGVKAGIVEKSGAWFSYDSIRIGQGRENSKNYLREHPEIRDRIENAIRAQTEGLAGEMMVGPEAEDDA
- the alaS gene encoding alanine--tRNA ligase; its protein translation is MISTNDIRRSFLEYFGSNGHDVVPSAPLVPYNDPTLMFTNAGMVPFKNVFTGLETRAIPRATSSQKCVRAGGKHNDLDNVGYTARHHTFFEMLGNFSFGDYFKEQAITHAWTLLTKEWGLDKDRLLVTVYHTDDEAFGLWQKIAGMSEDRIIRIPTSDNFWSMGDTGPCGPCSEIFFDHGDHIWGGPPGSPEEDGDRFIEIWNLVFMQFEQQADGTRLNLPKPSIDTGMGLERIAAVMQGEHDNYDIDTFKALIAASESLTGVKAEGDSRASHRVIADHLRSTSFLLADGVLPSNEGRGYVLRRIMRRAMRHAHLLGAKDPLMHRLVPSLVTEMGAAYPELGRAQALIQEVLEREETKFRQTLDKGLKLLDEATDGLGEGGTLAGETAFKLYDTYGFPYDLTEDALRSRGISVDKDGFDTAMAQQKAAARAAWKGSGEAAAGEVWFDIAERIGATEFTGYTSTTGEAQIVAIVKDGKEVESASAGDAVTIITNQTPFYGESGGQMGDAGTITGADGLIIAIADTAKPLGRLHAHGGKVESGAVKVGDAVVLSIDVARRDAIRANHSATHLLHAALRNRLGAHVTQKGSLVAPERLRFDFSQPTALTPEDIAAIEAEVNAEIRGNEVVNTRLMSPEDAISAGAMALFGEKYGEEVRVLSMGSKADGKNFSVELCGGTHVRALGDIGVLRIVSESAVSSGVRRIEALTGEGARQWLVNREEQLKAAASALRTTPDEVEARVVALLDERKKLERELAEAKKALALGGGGAAAQAADESLNGVTFSGQVIDGLDAKELRGLLDAAKQRMGSGVAVIVAVNDGKGAIAAAVTEDLTATVSAVDLVRAGVAALGGKGGGGRPDMAQGGGPDGSKAAEAIAAVKAVIAG
- a CDS encoding cation:proton antiporter domain-containing protein is translated as MAHVSFSPSTPLGDALVILGAAGIVIPVFARFRITPVIGFILVGLLVGPYGLGRHVSEVPWLAFVTITDAQALAPFAEFGIILLLFSVGLELSFDRLWAMRKQVLGLGAAELLLAALVLGVGLKLMGQGAAGAIGLGFALSMSSTALVLPIAGSTTPVGRAALAMLLFEDLALVPIIFLLGALAPRAEGAGWMELAQTLGYGALVVAVLMVFGRYLLPHLFAQAARTKSPELFLSASLLVVIVAALATAGVGLSPIVGALIAGLLIAETEYHTEVEGITAPFKGLALGVFLITVGMSIDLAAVAQNWVAIIAATTGVVVVKAVVTAGILRLTGARRGVATEAGILMSSPSETTLIVLATASGASLIAPSTAQFWQTVTALGLTVTPLLAWAGRRLARRVDAAAHQAQSLDAETAPHTVIIGFGRVGQIVADMLKIHDKPYMGVDSDPDLIATATRQGYRATFGEASSSHMLERLSLDRANCVILTMDEPRTAQRLVKKLRAQYPDLPILARARDTIHAAAMYRAGATHAIPETLEATLQLSEAVLVELGVPMGFVIASIHEKRDEYRETIMHDGGLSEKPKLKSSSMRERTG
- a CDS encoding tetratricopeptide repeat protein, with amino-acid sequence MRNTGKRIWLLLAGYAVSAAGVLAVPAYAADLASPVTMAAAVQVETPATSMALSPVAAAMDLMRSGRSADALALLEPAMGKLRSAAKSGARPYCQHDGSAARGVRVLDADLCDALYLRAFAFTELGRRADAVEALEQLTQLSPDYPRYFVELAYAYRASGDKAGAMETYRHAAELASAPGQQKYRAAALRGIGNLLVDKGDLEGGEKAYRDSLSDDPQNKIALGELQYIARKRAASEQKGG
- a CDS encoding NADP-dependent isocitrate dehydrogenase, with product MAKIKVANPVVEIDGDEMTKIIWQWIRERLILPYLDIDLKYYDLSVENRDATNDQVTVDSANAIREYGVGVKCATITPDEARVEEFNLKEMWKSPNGTIRNILGGVVFREPIVISNVPRLVPGWTDPIVVGRHAFGDQYRATDFLVPGPGRLRLVFEGDDGQVIDREVFKFPSSGVAMSMYNLDDSIRDFARASFNYGLSLGWPVYLSTKNTIIKKYDGRFKDLFAEVFATEGFAEKFKDAGIHYEHRLIDDMVASALKWSGKFVWACKNYDGDVQSDTVAQGFGSLGLMTSVLMSPDGKTVEAEAAHGTVTRHYRQHQQGKATSTNPIASIFAWTRGLIYRGRFDNTPEVVKFAQTLERVCIETVESGKMTKDLALLIGPEQGWLTTEAFFEAIVQNLEAEMAKGE